TATATATATCCCGGATCATATCAGTTGTCATCACTTCATTGGGAGTGCCATACATCGCCTTCTCACCCGCCTGCACTACAACAATACTATCGCTATAAGTAGAAGCTTGATTAAGATCATGCAGCACCATCACTACGGTCATACCCATGTCTTGATTTAACTCGCGAACAAGCTCAAGCACTTCATGCTGATGAGAAATGTCCAAGTACGTGGTTGGTTCGTCAAGCAACATGATGAGCGGACGCTGTGCTAAGGCCATTGCAATCCAGGCACGCTGTGATTCACCACCTGACAATGAAGCCACTGCTCGGTCTTTATATTCCATCAAATGTGTCTTCTCAAGGGCCCAGTGTACTATGTCCATATCCTCTTGGTTCAATCTTTCAAACCACTTTTTGTGTGGATACCTACCATAAGAGACCAGATCGATCACAGTCATATCACTAGGTGCTTGATTCTTCTGGCTCAGCATGCACATTTTTCGTGCGACTTGTTTGGCGCTCATAGACTTCAGATCTGTACCATCGAGTGTGACCGCACCCGTATGATAAGGAATTAGCCGTGATACTGCTTTGAGTAATGTAGATTTGCCGGAGCCGTTCGGTCCTATGATGGAGACAATCTCACCCTTTTTTACGGAAAAAGAGAAGTTATTAATCACGCTTTTCTGCTCATACCGAATCGAAATGGAATCGACAGTAAACATGTTAGAACGCCTTCTTTCTCATCAGGTATAGAAAATAAGGTCCACCAATCACAGCCATAAGGATACCCGCAGGGATATCTAGGGGTGCAAATAAGGTACGTCCACCCGTATCCGCAATCAACAGCACCAACGCGCCAAGAGCCATACTCATCGGCAAAAGATATTTATAATCTGAACCCACGAGCAATCTCGCCATATGCGGTACAACTAGGCCGACAAATCCGATCATTCCAATGGCAGCTACAGAAATAGCTGCTAAAAATACTGCCAGTAAGGAGAGAAGGATACGAATTTGGTTCACATTTTCACCCAGATTCGAAGCCACCTGATCACCCAGACGAATGATGTTTGCCTTACGAATCGCGAAGAACGATAAGATCCAGCCTGCAATGGCATATGGGAAGACCATCATCAAAGCATTATTCCCTTTTGCCGCAAGACTGCCGTTAAGCCATTGAACCGCTGCAGGAAGTCTATCGCTGTACATGATTGTTAAGAGGCCGATGACTCCTCCGCAAAGCGCATTCACAGCAACGCCAGATAAAATAATGGTAATCGGCGAAATGCCGGTTCGTCTCCACGCTAATGCATAGACAATGCCAGCAGCGATTAGCCCACCAACAAAAGCAGCAATCGGAATGAACTGAGTATATTGTGGTGCAGCAAGCATTATAACAAGCACACATGCAGCCGCACCACTAGTTACTCCCGTCAACCCAGGATCAGCAAGTGGGTTACCCATCACAGCTTGCAGCAGTGCGCCCGAGATCGCTATATTCGCTCCGATGATCATCGCCAGTAATACGCGTGGCAATCGAATATCCCATATGATGGTGGCATTCACCGCCTTAGACGATGAACCAAAGATCGTGCTGAGTATGTCTGGTATCGGAATGAATACAGAGCCTAGTCCGATTGCAATAATCGCGGCAACGAGCGCTAATAGAACCGTTACAATAACAACTATTCTGCTACGAGATGTATTTATCACTTGCTGTCTCCTTTAATTATTCATAGAAGTATTTTGCAATTTCAGTTAGGGCTGTCTCTGCGTTAATGATCGAAGTTACGCCAAACACGCTGTAATCCAAAATTTGGATTTTGTCGTTTTTATAAGCGGAGAGCTTCGTCCAAGTTTCATTTTTCTCTATTTCTTTTTTGAACTTATCCTTTGTCGCCCCATGATCGCCTGAAGCAAGTACGAGAATGACGTCAGGATCAGCGGCTACAACGTTCTCCATATTAATTGGGGAGTAAGTGTCTGTAACTTTGAGTACAGAAGTCGCAATGTTATCAGCACCAAGCTTTTTCACCAAACTCCCTAAATAAGATTTCTCACTCATAACCATAAAGGAATCAGAAGTTCCAATGACGAGCATCACGCTTGGTAGCTCTTTTCCTTCAGCTAATTTACTTAGCTCATTTTCTTTATCCAAAATCTTGGTCAAAGCCGCATTCATCTCATCTTTTTTATTAAAATAAGTGCCTAATACTTTAAGGCTAAGCTTCAAATCCTCGAAGGATTCTGTGCGAAGATATGCTTTTTTCAAATCCATTCCTTCCAGTGTCTTGTCTAGCGTGCTTCGAAGCGATTCCGCTCCCAGTAGCAGGTCTGGCTCAAGCTTTGTTACTACTTCAAGATCTGGTGCCATTGGGGAACCAATTTTATCTATCGTTTCAAAATCAGCAGGGATTGGATTCGTTGAAGTAGGTACTCCAACTGGTGTTATTCCGAGCAAGTAGAGCATTTCTGTTAACGGTACAGAGGTAGTTACAATACGCTGTGGAACTGTGGCTGGAAATTGGCTCAACGCCTCATTGAACAATGCTTCGTCTACACCATCATTCTCCAGACTGTACACTTTACCAGTAGCTTCGGCTGTGTTCGTTGTTTCTTTGTTATTTGCTGCAGTTACTTCTTTCGTTTCATTAGCGGCTATGCTCGTTACTGCTTCATTCTTCGCTTGATTGTCCGCTGTATTGGTGGACGAACATGCAGTCATTGCACTAAGTGCTGCAACAGCCAAAAGTACTAATAATTTTTTCAAAATCTATCCCTCCGAATATGTATAATTATGCGTTTCATATAGTGATAATGATTTTCATTTTCACTTATCTTACCTATGATAATCGTTATCAATGAAAAGTGTCAAGAATTTTATTTTAATTTTAAATTAGCATAATTCCCTTTGGCATCCGTTTAAGAGAATGACCGTTTCTCGTAAAAATATAAGGATTATGTATAGTGTGAAACTCAAACGTTCTTATATCTATACAAAAAAAACACGCCCAAAGGACATGGTCAATATGCATAAGAAACCTAATTTACTTATAACTTGCGAGAATCTTCACTTTTAAACAGCCACAGCTTACCACGATACAGATTACCTCTGCCACTACAAAGGAAAGCCATCGACCTGCATATCCAAGTAAAGGAATAGGCTTATACAAAAAAAACAGCACGCGGCGATATAGTATCGACACATGCTGTTACGTACTTGAGAATTCCTAGGCTAGTCCAAATTAAAATCTTGCAACAAAAAATTCGCGACCAGATGGAACGTTAAAGCTTCTTAAAGCATTTCCATTCTCATCATTTAACGTGAGCAGATAAGCTACTGTAGTTAAAGTCGAGACTGTTGGAAATCTAACTACACCAAACTCGTCGAAATCAGCGGTTATTGGTGGATTTCCAGTTCGTATTAATGAAGCTGTCCACCCCGCAGTGTCTTTAGGTGTTCCAGTTGCATTTGTACCAATAGCGACCACAATAAATCTGTCTAAAGTCTGTCTAACTCTCCGTTTCTTTCTCGTTGCAGCAGCCTTCGCTTTTTTAGCCGCGAGGGCTTTGGCCGCCATAACTGCTTGCTTATTGACTGGTTTCTTAATAATTGCCATTTACTTCACCACTTTCTTTTTAGGATACGTTAGTAAATGCAAGATTAGGAGTGCTTGACCTCACTTTTACCTACAAATCTACAAATGTGTTAACTTCTCTTGATTCATAGATTCGTATCCACTGGATCAGTGGTGCATATAATGCAATGGTGAGGTGATCCATTAATAAATGAGCCGACAATTGTGGCTAGAGCAAAATAGTTCAAGGATCCATAAGGCGCTGAGGCAAAGAATCGAGCAATCCCAAGTCCCTCGTGGTAAATCCGCTAAAATTCCTATCATTATCAAATTCAAACAAAAAATGACCCCAGCACAGCTGAAGTCATTACAAAAACATTTAGAATTACACGACTTCCCTATCAAACATCACCTCCCCATGCTGAATTCAGTATCCTCACGAGTTTCGATGAAATGTCTGAAGCAGATGTGCGGTTGGCATGGGATCGATAAAATCTATGTAGACGGAATCAAAAAAAAATCACTTTCTATAGCAACACCATCCATCGGTTCTACCTCCATCCAACAGAAGCAGGGACTCACCGGAAAAGGCATCAACATTGCCATTCTCGATACGGGAGTGTATCGGCACCCGGATCTAACTCGGCCCGCTAATCGAATTGTCTGCTTTAAAGATTTCATTAATCATAGACAACTACCTTATGACGATAACGGCCATGGAACTCATATCGCAGGGGATGCAGCAGGCAACGGATGGATGAGCAAAGGGAAATACAAAAGCCCTGCTCCAGAGGCAGGAATCGTTGGGGTCAAAGTACTCGATAAAAATGGTGACGGATATGACTCTACGATTATTAAAGGAATCGAGTGGTGTATTGCTAATCGGAAACGATTAAAACTACGAATCCTTTCGATGTCATTCGGGGGTACAGTAAATTCACCTTGTTCTGACGATCCATTGTGCCAAGCTGTAGAAAAAGCAATTAAAGCTGGTCTTACTGTTGTAATAGCGGCCGGAAACAGTGGTCCTAAGCGGAGTACGATCGAATCTCCAGGGATTAGTCCTTCAGCAATTACTGTCGGTGCTGTGGATGATCGTCGCACGCTCACACAAAAGGACGACCGGATAACTTGGTTTTCCAGCCGTGGACCGGCACCGGGAGGGCGAAAAAAACCAGACCTCGTAGCCCCTGGGGAGACGATTATCTCCCTTCGTGCTCCTCGGTCCAAGCTGGATCGAGAACTTCCTTACTTGCGGATTGCTAAAGATTACTTTGTGCTGTCCGGCACCAGCGTCTCGACACCCATCGTCTCTGGTGTGATCGCTCAATTACTGCAAAAGCGTCCTTCTCTTACTCCCAAGCAAGTGAAATCCATACTGAAAAAGAACACATTTCGCCTTAAACTAAATCCAAACACAGCAGGATGCGGTGAGATCAATGCCCGATTCTTATCGTAAATTCACCTCTCTTTTAAAGGCAGTGATTACGGAAACCGACAATTCTTCTGTAAATATACCCATAGGCTCTATTTCTAATAAAGCTGATTTCATATCATTTTCAAAACGATCTATGTTCCCTCCAAATAAACGCCTTGTAGCATAAGATGTAGAATATAAATTTCCTATAATCGAATCGACAGTCCAAGTGATTGAATAACTCGGTAAAACATGTCTTTCAACGTGTGCAAAGCTGGATCTCATGATAACATTCTCATGTCTTTCTTGGGGATGCTTATATGTACTCTTGCCGGCTATTCTTTCGTCACCTAACCAGTATTTTATTACTTCATTTACCTTTAGCTGCCAAGCTAAAGGTTCTTGTTGTTGATTAAAAGTATCAATAACAGCAATGCCACCATTATCCTCTAAACTATGATATAGAATTTCAAGAATAGATTCTCGGTCCATCCAGTGAAACGCTTTGGCCATGATGGTGAGACGCAAAGAACCCCAATCATTCGCCAGTTCTTCCGCTCTACCTTGCAGCCATCTAAAGTTATCTACCCTATAGTTGTTAGACAGACGAATTGCCTCGTCTAGCATTTCCTGTTCCGTATCTACGCCTAGAATTTCTTCAAACCAATCACTAAATCTTAACGCTAACTGCCCCGTACCACAGCCTAAATCAAGCAGCCGACCTTCTCCGTTTAGCGAAAACTTGTGAATTAAGAAGCGAATAAGTGATGAGGGGTACTGTGGGCGATATTCTGAATAGTACGTTGCAGTACCTTTAAATAAATCCGGACCATATTCATTCATAGTTTCACCCTCCTCTTTTTTCTAATAGGAGAAAATCATAGCAGACATCCAAATAAAATAAAAGGCTGTTCGGAGCGAATCTGGATCGCCTTTTATTTATGTAAATAAGTCTAAATACGCGACATTTGGGCTCAGAGAATCAAACAATGTACATAGAAATTATTGACAAACAAGTTCCTTGGCTGTATGGTTAATTACATAACTAACTAACCAATGAACTTGGCGGTGAATACATGGGAAACTTGATGGACGATAATCGACCGATATTTATGCAGATCGCCGAACGAATTGAAAATGACATCATCGAAGAAACATTGCTTGAAGAAACGCAGGTTCCTTCAACCAATCAGTTTGCGGTCTTCTACCAGATCAATCCGGCGACGGCTGCGAAAGGTGTGAATTTGCTTGTGGACCAAGGAATTTTATACAAAAAGCGAGGAATCGGCATGTTTGTAGCTTCTGGAGCGCGCGCAGTATTGATGGAGAAGAGAAAAGAACAATTTTATGAGCAGTATGTTGTAACTATGATTCGTGAAGCTCAGAAATTAGGAATTACGTTAGATCAATTAACGAATATGATTCAGAGGGGAGATAAGTCATGAACGAAGTCGTTGAAATCAAAGGACTGACCAAATCGTATGGAAAAGTAACAGTGATCGATGAAATCACTTTTTCTTTGGAACAAAACAAAATATATGGGCTGCTCGGCCGTAATGGTGCAGGTAAAACAACGATCATGCACATGATCACCGCTCAGCTATTTCCCACAAGTGGTGATTTGAAAGTATTCGGGGAACATCCCTATGAGAACAACCGTGTTTTAAGTCAGATCTGCTTCATTAAGGAAGGTCAAAAGTATCCAGATACGTACCGAATTATCGATGTGCTGGAGATATCTGCGTTATTTTTCCCAAACTTTGATCGGGAATATGCTCACTCTTTAATCAAGGATTTCAATCTACCTTTAAAAAGAAGAATAAAGAAGCTGTCCAGAGGAATGCTGTCGGCGGTGGGCATTGTAATAGGCCTAGCTAGTCGCGCTCCGCTGACTATTTTTGACGAACCCTATTTAGGTCTCGATGCTGTGGCTAGAAGCCTATTTTACGATCGATTAATTGAGGATTATTCAGAATATCCACGAACGGTTGTCTTGTCTACACATTTGATTGACGAGGTGAGCCAGCTGTTAGAGCATGTCATTGTTATCGACAACGGTAAGCTAATTATCAATGAAGATGCTGAAGCGCTTCGCGGGCGAGCTACTAAGGTTATTGGTGCGGCTGCGAAGGTTGAAGATTTCATTTCTGGTAAAGAGACCATCGCAAGAGAGTCCATAGGTGGATTACTTTCTGCTACCGTAATTGGCTTAAAGTCAACAGATCTGTCACGCGCTGAGATGCTCGGTCTGGAGATCTCACCTATATCTTTACAGCAGTTAATTGTTCATCTCACAAATAGAAAATCCCAAGGGAAGGAAGTGGCACCGCAATGAACCATATGACAGGCATATTAAAAATGCACTACAGAGATAAATGGCTATGGCTGTTTATGCCTTGGATCATATTGTTGTCCAGTTTTTTCGTTAATCTCGTCTTAGCCTTTTTTATGCAAGAGCCTATGTATACTGGTGGCCTAGCCTCTATCTTCATTTACATGTTTGTTACAGGTGTCATCATTTTAGTACAGACCTTCCCTTTTGCCCTAG
This window of the Paenibacillus sp. FSL R10-2734 genome carries:
- a CDS encoding ABC transporter substrate-binding protein, which produces MKKLLVLLAVAALSAMTACSSTNTADNQAKNEAVTSIAANETKEVTAANNKETTNTAEATGKVYSLENDGVDEALFNEALSQFPATVPQRIVTTSVPLTEMLYLLGITPVGVPTSTNPIPADFETIDKIGSPMAPDLEVVTKLEPDLLLGAESLRSTLDKTLEGMDLKKAYLRTESFEDLKLSLKVLGTYFNKKDEMNAALTKILDKENELSKLAEGKELPSVMLVIGTSDSFMVMSEKSYLGSLVKKLGADNIATSVLKVTDTYSPINMENVVAADPDVILVLASGDHGATKDKFKKEIEKNETWTKLSAYKNDKIQILDYSVFGVTSIINAETALTEIAKYFYE
- a CDS encoding ABC transporter ATP-binding protein, coding for MFTVDSISIRYEQKSVINNFSFSVKKGEIVSIIGPNGSGKSTLLKAVSRLIPYHTGAVTLDGTDLKSMSAKQVARKMCMLSQKNQAPSDMTVIDLVSYGRYPHKKWFERLNQEDMDIVHWALEKTHLMEYKDRAVASLSGGESQRAWIAMALAQRPLIMLLDEPTTYLDISHQHEVLELVRELNQDMGMTVVMVLHDLNQASTYSDSIVVVQAGEKAMYGTPNEVMTTDMIRDIYRMDAEVQYVPTEKKPRIHLLSTVR
- a CDS encoding GntR family transcriptional regulator; this translates as MGNLMDDNRPIFMQIAERIENDIIEETLLEETQVPSTNQFAVFYQINPATAAKGVNLLVDQGILYKKRGIGMFVASGARAVLMEKRKEQFYEQYVVTMIREAQKLGITLDQLTNMIQRGDKS
- a CDS encoding S8 family peptidase — protein: MKCLKQMCGWHGIDKIYVDGIKKKSLSIATPSIGSTSIQQKQGLTGKGINIAILDTGVYRHPDLTRPANRIVCFKDFINHRQLPYDDNGHGTHIAGDAAGNGWMSKGKYKSPAPEAGIVGVKVLDKNGDGYDSTIIKGIEWCIANRKRLKLRILSMSFGGTVNSPCSDDPLCQAVEKAIKAGLTVVIAAGNSGPKRSTIESPGISPSAITVGAVDDRRTLTQKDDRITWFSSRGPAPGGRKKPDLVAPGETIISLRAPRSKLDRELPYLRIAKDYFVLSGTSVSTPIVSGVIAQLLQKRPSLTPKQVKSILKKNTFRLKLNPNTAGCGEINARFLS
- a CDS encoding iron ABC transporter permease, translated to MINTSRSRIVVIVTVLLALVAAIIAIGLGSVFIPIPDILSTIFGSSSKAVNATIIWDIRLPRVLLAMIIGANIAISGALLQAVMGNPLADPGLTGVTSGAAACVLVIMLAAPQYTQFIPIAAFVGGLIAAGIVYALAWRRTGISPITIILSGVAVNALCGGVIGLLTIMYSDRLPAAVQWLNGSLAAKGNNALMMVFPYAIAGWILSFFAIRKANIIRLGDQVASNLGENVNQIRILLSLLAVFLAAISVAAIGMIGFVGLVVPHMARLLVGSDYKYLLPMSMALGALVLLIADTGGRTLFAPLDIPAGILMAVIGGPYFLYLMRKKAF
- a CDS encoding ABC transporter ATP-binding protein, encoding MNEVVEIKGLTKSYGKVTVIDEITFSLEQNKIYGLLGRNGAGKTTIMHMITAQLFPTSGDLKVFGEHPYENNRVLSQICFIKEGQKYPDTYRIIDVLEISALFFPNFDREYAHSLIKDFNLPLKRRIKKLSRGMLSAVGIVIGLASRAPLTIFDEPYLGLDAVARSLFYDRLIEDYSEYPRTVVLSTHLIDEVSQLLEHVIVIDNGKLIINEDAEALRGRATKVIGAAAKVEDFISGKETIARESIGGLLSATVIGLKSTDLSRAEMLGLEISPISLQQLIVHLTNRKSQGKEVAPQ
- a CDS encoding class I SAM-dependent methyltransferase, which gives rise to MNEYGPDLFKGTATYYSEYRPQYPSSLIRFLIHKFSLNGEGRLLDLGCGTGQLALRFSDWFEEILGVDTEQEMLDEAIRLSNNYRVDNFRWLQGRAEELANDWGSLRLTIMAKAFHWMDRESILEILYHSLEDNGGIAVIDTFNQQQEPLAWQLKVNEVIKYWLGDERIAGKSTYKHPQERHENVIMRSSFAHVERHVLPSYSITWTVDSIIGNLYSTSYATRRLFGGNIDRFENDMKSALLEIEPMGIFTEELSVSVITAFKREVNLR